From Parasphaerochaeta coccoides DSM 17374, a single genomic window includes:
- a CDS encoding HPF/RaiA family ribosome-associated protein: MNVTIRGVRYNPSEETQQFLDKKLQKVQFAEDYLHDLDIVITRETIGQGFHLDAKMHFSWGSLKVVSTDCYELYEGIEALVDKIEAAASKEKGKVKGR, encoded by the coding sequence ATGAACGTTACAATCCGTGGTGTCCGTTACAACCCAAGCGAGGAAACCCAGCAATTCCTGGATAAAAAGCTTCAGAAGGTCCAATTCGCGGAAGACTATCTGCATGACCTGGATATCGTCATTACGCGTGAAACTATTGGACAGGGATTTCATCTTGATGCCAAGATGCATTTTTCCTGGGGTTCCCTGAAGGTCGTCAGCACTGATTGCTATGAGTTGTACGAAGGCATAGAAGCCCTCGTCGATAAGATAGAAGCCGCCGCCAGCAAGGAAAAAGGCAAGGTGAAAGGGCGATGA
- the hprK gene encoding HPr(Ser) kinase/phosphatase: protein MKAFTILDLLDLDLKEHNILELSCIAGRSGLSRKITTNKISRPGLPLSGYFDEFSVESIQVFGRGEQHFLAHLEVLGNYEAIEKILSSNVPCCIFSDMGTPSAHFIKLAEENSCAILQTPLPSSDFSRHLYQLLDAVFAPTITIHAVMVEVFGIGVLITGDSGVGKSETALELIERGHRLISDDTVKLRNIGDNHLIGSGENPLLAHHMEIRGLGIINVAHLFGVGAIRERKQVQLVVKLDKWESQKDYDRIGSALEETILGISIPMVEIPVKPGRNVPILIETAARTERLKKLGYYSSKDFDQTVVHWLESQTARSVYYDEEKP from the coding sequence ATGAAGGCTTTCACTATTCTGGATCTGTTGGATCTCGACCTCAAGGAGCATAATATCCTTGAGCTTTCCTGCATAGCCGGACGCAGCGGTCTTTCACGCAAGATAACCACGAACAAAATCAGCCGTCCCGGATTGCCTCTCAGTGGATATTTTGATGAATTCAGCGTTGAAAGCATCCAGGTCTTCGGCCGTGGGGAACAACATTTCCTGGCTCACCTTGAAGTTCTCGGAAACTATGAAGCCATTGAGAAAATACTCTCGTCCAATGTTCCGTGCTGCATCTTCAGCGACATGGGGACGCCGAGCGCACATTTCATCAAACTTGCGGAGGAAAACAGCTGTGCCATCCTTCAGACGCCTCTGCCCTCCTCCGACTTCTCCCGGCATCTGTATCAGCTTCTTGACGCGGTTTTCGCGCCGACCATCACTATCCACGCCGTTATGGTCGAGGTATTCGGCATCGGCGTGCTGATAACCGGAGACAGCGGCGTAGGAAAAAGCGAGACGGCGTTGGAACTGATTGAACGTGGACATCGCCTGATCAGCGACGATACGGTCAAACTCCGTAATATCGGTGACAACCATCTTATCGGCTCCGGGGAGAATCCTCTCCTTGCCCATCACATGGAAATCAGGGGTCTGGGCATCATCAATGTCGCGCACTTGTTTGGCGTCGGCGCAATCCGCGAACGCAAGCAGGTGCAACTGGTGGTGAAGCTGGACAAGTGGGAATCCCAGAAAGACTATGACCGCATAGGGAGCGCATTGGAAGAGACCATCCTGGGCATCAGCATCCCCATGGTCGAGATTCCGGTGAAACCCGGTCGCAATGTCCCTATACTGATAGAAACCGCCGCCAGAACCGAGAGATTGAAGAAACTGGGCTATTATTCGTCAAAAGATTTCGACCAGACCGTGGTTCATTGGCTTGAGAGCCAAACGGCGCGCTCGGTGTATTATGATGAGGAAAAACCCTGA
- a CDS encoding HPr family phosphocarrier protein produces the protein MIERTLTITNRAGIHARPAALIAKVANRYVSDVFFLKDAMKINGKSIMGVITLGATYKSKLTMQCDGPDEAEMADAIEHVFANHFEE, from the coding sequence ATGATCGAGCGCACCTTGACAATCACCAACCGTGCCGGCATACATGCCAGGCCAGCGGCACTCATAGCAAAGGTTGCCAATCGGTACGTCAGTGATGTATTCTTCTTGAAGGATGCCATGAAGATAAACGGCAAATCGATTATGGGAGTCATCACGCTGGGAGCCACATACAAGTCGAAGCTCACCATGCAGTGCGATGGGCCTGATGAAGCGGAGATGGCGGATGCCATTGAACATGTGTTTGCAAATCATTTCGAGGAATGA
- the lexA gene encoding transcriptional repressor LexA gives MKELTARQKEIASYISSFITENGYSPSVRDVASHFHFSPKAAHDHLCALERKGVIRRNEAGLSRTMEVISEQYAPFQEMINVPVLGNIAAGKPIMSEENMEDTVPIPASMLKRTPDPYYALKVRGESMVGAGIFDGDLAIIRHATTARNGDIVVASVGEMESNAITLKRFYRDAHMIELRAENPEIGPIRTTDCQIHGTLFLLIRNYGG, from the coding sequence ATGAAGGAACTAACCGCGCGACAGAAAGAAATAGCCTCGTACATAAGCTCCTTCATCACTGAGAACGGGTATTCCCCCTCTGTCCGTGATGTGGCTTCCCATTTCCACTTCTCCCCCAAGGCGGCGCATGACCATCTCTGCGCTTTGGAACGGAAAGGCGTAATCAGGCGCAATGAGGCAGGACTTTCCCGTACCATGGAAGTAATCAGCGAGCAGTATGCGCCTTTCCAGGAAATGATCAACGTACCGGTGCTGGGCAACATAGCCGCAGGCAAGCCCATCATGAGCGAGGAAAACATGGAAGACACGGTTCCAATCCCCGCTTCAATGCTCAAACGTACCCCTGACCCCTACTATGCCCTGAAAGTACGTGGGGAAAGTATGGTGGGTGCCGGTATATTCGACGGCGACCTTGCCATCATCCGCCATGCTACGACCGCCCGCAACGGTGACATAGTGGTAGCCAGCGTCGGGGAGATGGAATCCAATGCCATCACCCTCAAACGTTTCTATCGGGATGCCCACATGATTGAACTCCGCGCTGAAAACCCTGAAATTGGCCCTATCCGCACGACAGACTGCCAGATTCACGGCACGTTGTTCCTTCTCATCAGGAACTACGGCGGATGA
- the holA gene encoding DNA polymerase III subunit delta, translating into MAAPSAYLYLGPENGEKDAAVSRIRNALAGAHPALDEYLFIASKDDESIHGLSEALTNSGLFSDYSFILLRIASEAKVSTLQPVLDWLKEPTPDVTIVLTSDETRVSATLQKLVPKQNQQTFYEMFENRKPQWIQDFFRSRRMGISRGATDLILTLVDNSTDELKEACARLADYLSQDSSAKHSSVTEEDVEAYLSFSQGVTAFSVFEHVARGNLNGALLTIHSYMDAEPNKLPQLLAAMSWQMRRLLSLSENLSQGMNEDEAMQSVVTYGKPVPIRNLKDKGLNKEAVRRYSPEDIKTILVSLADWDRDIRSWPGDMHRTICDAYAYRIIIRKGKKTGLPRFASLRTVARSSY; encoded by the coding sequence ATGGCCGCTCCATCCGCCTATCTGTACCTGGGACCTGAAAACGGCGAAAAAGACGCCGCTGTCTCACGTATCCGCAATGCCCTTGCCGGAGCACATCCTGCACTTGACGAATATCTTTTCATAGCATCGAAGGATGATGAGTCAATCCATGGTTTGTCAGAAGCCCTTACTAACTCAGGATTGTTCTCTGATTATTCTTTCATCCTTCTCCGGATTGCCTCCGAAGCAAAGGTGTCCACGCTGCAACCTGTCCTTGACTGGCTCAAGGAACCGACCCCAGATGTCACCATAGTCCTGACAAGCGATGAGACACGGGTCAGCGCAACGCTCCAGAAACTTGTACCCAAACAGAACCAACAGACGTTCTATGAGATGTTCGAGAACAGGAAACCACAATGGATTCAAGATTTCTTCCGCTCCCGCCGTATGGGAATCAGCCGTGGCGCGACGGATTTGATTCTCACCCTGGTTGACAACTCCACCGATGAATTGAAAGAAGCCTGCGCACGCCTTGCCGACTACCTGAGTCAAGATTCCTCCGCGAAACATTCCAGCGTCACGGAGGAAGACGTTGAGGCGTATCTTTCTTTTTCCCAAGGCGTCACTGCGTTTTCCGTATTCGAACATGTCGCCAGAGGGAACCTCAACGGTGCCTTGCTGACCATCCATTCCTATATGGATGCGGAGCCTAACAAGCTGCCCCAACTGCTGGCCGCCATGAGTTGGCAGATGAGGCGGTTGCTCTCATTGAGCGAGAACCTTTCCCAGGGGATGAATGAGGATGAAGCCATGCAGTCCGTGGTCACATATGGTAAACCTGTCCCCATCAGGAATCTGAAGGATAAAGGTTTGAACAAAGAAGCGGTTCGTCGTTACTCTCCGGAAGATATCAAGACAATTCTGGTTTCACTCGCCGACTGGGACAGGGACATTCGTTCATGGCCGGGAGACATGCACCGAACCATCTGTGATGCATACGCCTACCGCATCATCATACGAAAAGGGAAAAAGACAGGGCTTCCCCGGTTCGCGTCATTGCGTACCGTCGCCCGCTCAAGCTATTAG